The following is a genomic window from Nissabacter sp. SGAir0207.
TCCACATACCTGCCATCCGGATGACCTGCAGGCCTGTGAAGAGGCGCAGCGCGTATCCCTGTTCTTCAGTGACATTCAGGCACGCGGCGCATATCCGGCCTGGAGTGATCGCCTGTTCGCAGCCAAAGGAGTATCGCTAATTAAAGAGCGCGGTGATGATGAGATATTGCGTCTGTACCCGGTTGATTTCGTATCTTTCAGCTATTACATGTCCAGCACCATCAGTGCACATCCAGAAAAATTGGAAGGCGTTCAAGGAAACCTGATAACCGGCGGCATCCGCAACCCGCACCTGCCAGAAAGCGACTGGGGCTGGCAGATCGATCCAAAAGGCCTGCGACTTGCCCTCAACCAGCTTTACGACCGCTACCAAAAGCCGCTGTTCGTAGCAGAAAACGGTCTGGGCGCGGTAGATATTCCGGATGAGAATGGCGTGATTCAGGATGACTACCGTATTGACTATCTGCGGCTGCACATTGAGCAGATGAATGAAGCCATCAGCGATGGGGTTGATCTGTTTGGTTACACCTGGTGGGGACCAATTGATATGGTCAGCGCCAGCACGTCACAAATGTCTAAGCGCTACGGTTTCATTCATGTCGATCAGGATGACATGGGTAACGGAACCCTTAAACGCTCACGTAAGAAAAGTTTTGGCTGGTATAAAAAAGTCATAGCTACGAACGGAAAAGACCTTAGTAGTTAACACTACAAAGCCCTGGCGGGACTGTGCTGTCAGGGCGTCTCATAATTCCGCCCGGATGCCACCCGGCCCTACTGTGCATTATTTCCGGGTACGGTCTTTCACCCGACGGCGATATAATGCTGGATTCATGTCGGCCATCCGGCTGAAGACCCTCCTTAAACTGCCCTCATGCGCGTAACCTGAATCAGCTGCGATCTGCTTAATAGTTTTAGCGGATGTTTCAAGCGCCAGACTAGCCCTTTAACACCTGATTCTGTCGATAAACTGTTTCGGTGACTCACCAAAAAAATATTCGCTATCGTACCTGCTCAGCCGGGAGAAGAGCCACACGTTCATCCTGCTGTTTTGATTACGGCAAAAGGTATTCAATTCTGTACGTTATGAGTTCAACTCACCTCTCATAGCGCACACATGAAAACATGTAAATTTTACATTTGCGCTTCACGCCCTGAGACATTCAGCATTTTCATCAAATGATTGCACTACGTGAATTCTTATGAAAATCCCATGTGATTCCCACAAAGCCTAAAAATTTGGCCAGGTATACCCCAAAGTCACGGCCAAAACTTACCCTTTTTCGCTTGAATGTCATGACCTATATGTCATACTACTACATGTCATAACTTTTAAGTCATGTGTGATTAACAAATGTACATTTTTGCATACTTACGAGCATCGACTCAGGAACAGGATGCTGAACGGGCAAAAAAACGCCTTCAGGAGTTCGCAACGGAACGTGGCCATCGTATCGCTAGTTGGTTCGTAGAAAATGTCTCTGGTGCGTCTCTTCAACGGCCTGAGCTAATGCGGCTTCTTGAAAACGCATCACCAGGTGATGCATTGCTTATCGAACAGGTAGATCGGCTTTCACGCCTTGATGAAGCTGGCTGGCAAAAGTTGAAAGAGCTTATAGGCAATAAAAATTTGTCAATAATTAGCCTTGATCTTCCAACAAGCCATGTAGCGCTCGAAAGTCATAAAAGTGATGATTTCACAGCAGTAATGCTGCGGGCTATCAACGCGATGATGCTCGATATGCTTGCGGCCATTGCTCGTAAGGACTACCAAGACAGGCGGCGCCGACAAATTGAAGGGATTTCTAAGGCTAAACAACAAGGCAAATATAAAGGCAAGCAACCCAACATACAGCTGCATGAGAACGTAATCAAACTGCGGCTTCAAAAAGGAATGAGTATACGAGAGACTGCATCAATTTGTGGTATTTCAGAGCGTCAGGTCATTAGGATAACCAATTATCATCGTGATAAGAAACACTTCTATTTGGATGAGGAGTTATGAGCATGGGTCTTATTATTTTATTTTAGAATCTACTTATCTGCTTAGCTAGCATGCATCTTGGTTTTGTTATCGCAATCGGAATTAATAAGAGCAAAATTGCAAAACGAACTGGTATAGTCTTAGGGCTGATAATTGGCATTAGTATTGTTTATTGGTCGCATAATCAGATGATAGAAGATTGCACTAATATCGAATCGCTTAGCACAGGGCTTATGTGTGCGGGTTATTCTGGTGCGAACAGTTAAAAATTTAGCTTGAAAATGTGGCTATTTACCATAAATAAAAACAGATGCGCTCTTATTACTATGTGCGCAATTGACGCTTGGTTTTAAAGCATTAAATTCAATGGGTTAGCTGCAATTTTGCTTCGTGGTGTTATAACCTGATGTGCTTTTTAATAGGCTCACAGCCAGTTACTGCTTGGCTCAATAGCTTAAAAATCATTTAATACGCTAATGCGGAAATTATTTTCATTAAATAATTACGATATGGAAGCAGGCATATACTTTTCACAGTCTTATAAGTAGATAATTAAACCGACCATATTGCCTGCTATTGTCATATCAAAATATATTACCAAAGCATGAGGCCAATGCCACAATTTTCCATGTAAAGAGATTTGCCTACAATTTCGTTTTTGTAACCAGTTGCCCTTAACTCTTTTTCATTACCACTAAGGGTTACTGTTGCAGATGTGCCACGACATGTTTTGCCGGAAATCTGCATGTTGAATTTTTCGATAATGAATCTTTTATTTTCCTCTATCTTTATAGTTAGAGTTGGTAAGCCCTTCCCTTCTCGGATTGTTATTGTGTTTCCAACAGTTGTGAGATCCCAAACGCTATCGTGATCACATTGCCATTCGTTTTTAACTATTTTCAAAGTTTGTCTGCCTTGGCTATCCCATATTTGAGCATTTAACAAAAAATGGTTGTCTTCTTTCTCTATTGAAATTATATCGTGTCCTAATACACTAACTGGAACATCACATTCCACAAAAGTTGAACCCCCTAAGATGACTGTTGGATGTTCATCACAAAAATACAAAAGATCTTTAACAATACCCTCGGATTTTGCTTTTGGGGTCAACATTTGTTTTTTTACCATATTTTTACTTATTTGACCGCCTGTGACCTTTTGATGACAAGTTGGACATAGGAGAGTTATTCCCTCTACTGTATGAGATCTAGCTTCGACATAAACAGGATCTACATGCTCATATTGTATAATTGGTAAAGCGCAAAATATGCAGCCAAAACCGTCTCTTTGTCTAACTTCCCTTCTAACATCTTCAGGTATATACCTTGGTAAATTGAATTTATTAACTCTAGTGGTTTCTGACATAATCTACCTCATAATTTGATATTTTATATTAGATCAACATAAAAGAAACTCTATAGGTTTCTTATGTATTCCTTAATGAGTCATTAAGGGTTTCTATTGGAAATCCTATGGATTTCCCATTTCATCGGGCATTCATACCATTGTAGGAGGGTATGTACTACAAAATCAAAAGAATCATATTGT
Proteins encoded in this region:
- a CDS encoding helix-turn-helix domain-containing protein yields the protein MALETSAKTIKQIAADSGYAHEGSLRRVFSRMADMNPALYRRRVKDRTRK
- a CDS encoding recombinase family protein, whose product is MYIFAYLRASTQEQDAERAKKRLQEFATERGHRIASWFVENVSGASLQRPELMRLLENASPGDALLIEQVDRLSRLDEAGWQKLKELIGNKNLSIISLDLPTSHVALESHKSDDFTAVMLRAINAMMLDMLAAIARKDYQDRRRRQIEGISKAKQQGKYKGKQPNIQLHENVIKLRLQKGMSIRETASICGISERQVIRITNYHRDKKHFYLDEEL
- a CDS encoding HNH endonuclease; its protein translation is MSETTRVNKFNLPRYIPEDVRREVRQRDGFGCIFCALPIIQYEHVDPVYVEARSHTVEGITLLCPTCHQKVTGGQISKNMVKKQMLTPKAKSEGIVKDLLYFCDEHPTVILGGSTFVECDVPVSVLGHDIISIEKEDNHFLLNAQIWDSQGRQTLKIVKNEWQCDHDSVWDLTTVGNTITIREGKGLPTLTIKIEENKRFIIEKFNMQISGKTCRGTSATVTLSGNEKELRATGYKNEIVGKSLYMENCGIGLMLW